One genomic region from Pararge aegeria chromosome 14, ilParAegt1.1, whole genome shotgun sequence encodes:
- the LOC120629507 gene encoding uncharacterized protein LOC120629507, translating to MNYENYEKWLRTQLLPNLPPNSVVVVDNASYHNKQWDLAPTSNSKKADMQAWLTDKGIQYEESLLKPQLYNLIKANKKRFTTFSIDRILAEQGHQVLRLPPYHPDLNPIEMAWSDIKQYVGSKNVKWSVTKCIEQQEKVLLMGAWDWQKLCKKVKDIEEQYAMSDCVVDLVTEEFTIRVNEDSSEDSLGESDDDDSASTDDRSSPESRPSTSKRPCLETIEGVIPLSDSD from the coding sequence ATGAATTACGAGAACTATGAAAAATGGCTCAGAACTCAGTTATTGCCCAACCTACCACCCAATAGCGTCGTGGTAGTTGACAACGCGTCCTATCATAATAAACAGTGGGATCTCGCACCAACCTCTAATTCAAAGAAAGCTGACATGCAGGCTTGGCTCACTGATAAAGGCATACAGTATGAGGAATCACTTCTAAAACCTCagttatacaatttaataaaggcAAACAAGAAAAGATTCACAACATTTTCGATTGACCGAATCCTAGCTGAACAAGGCCATCAAGTGCTGAGACTACCACCATACCACCCAGATCTAAATCCTATCGAAATGGCATGGTCCgatataaaacaatatgtagGCAGCAAAAATGTGAAATGGAGTGTTACTAAATGTATAGAGCAAcaagaaaaagttttattgatgGGTGCATGGGATTGgcaaaaattatgcaaaaagGTGAAGGATATAGAAGAGCAATATGCAATGAGTGACTGTGTCGTGGATTTGGTAACAGAAGAATTCACTATTCGCGTTAATGAAGATAGTTCAGAGGATAGCCTCGGTGAGTCCGATGACGATGACTCTGCTAGTACCGACGACCGGAGCAGCCCTGAGTCCCGGCCATCAACGAGCAAAAGGCCCTGTCTAGAAACCATTGAAGGCGTGATACCATTATCTGATTCAGACTAG